The Nostoc sp. 'Lobaria pulmonaria (5183) cyanobiont' genome window below encodes:
- a CDS encoding recombinase family protein, with protein MKIIAYSYTDPLLESSPDRADWGWEVDRVYEDLGKPDSSERSQLQQLFTDCQTEPADYLLIRRLEELGDTVEEISHRLNQLEVMGIAVIATEQPYTSENYPLGADLLNLLHAIQRQQRSRRIRQGHARNRLEVAPPPGKVPYGYRRGKGKYTIDRSTSPVVKDFFEHFLLYGSLRGSVRYLAKKYGKKISVTTGRRWLTNPVYRGNTAYQNGEIISNTHIPIISKEEAAQVDRLLRRNSRLPSRTASAPRSLAGLVVCAECQSHLTVTRVTQRNQDKEYLYLRSTSCPQSPKCKAISYQEVLEHTIETVCRDLPLAVAGMNFPQLDAVKNSLGQAIARQQEILAQLPALIETGILDAQTAKLRAYKLRTEISALEAKLATLPPVNLRSVAQAVSIPQFWLDLSETERRFYFREFIRQIDITLQDKELKLQVIFIF; from the coding sequence TTGAAAATAATTGCCTACTCTTATACCGATCCGCTATTAGAATCTTCTCCCGATCGAGCCGATTGGGGATGGGAGGTGGATCGGGTTTATGAAGATTTGGGCAAGCCAGACTCTTCTGAACGATCGCAATTACAACAATTATTTACCGATTGTCAAACTGAACCAGCAGATTATCTCCTGATTCGTCGGTTGGAAGAATTGGGAGATACTGTAGAAGAAATTAGCCATCGCCTCAATCAACTCGAAGTCATGGGAATCGCAGTAATCGCCACTGAACAACCTTACACTTCCGAAAATTACCCTCTGGGCGCTGACTTGCTGAATTTGCTACACGCAATCCAACGTCAGCAACGTAGTCGCCGTATCCGCCAAGGACACGCCCGTAATCGTCTTGAGGTTGCACCGCCACCGGGCAAAGTTCCCTACGGCTATCGCAGAGGTAAGGGAAAATATACCATCGATCGCAGTACTTCACCAGTAGTCAAAGATTTTTTTGAACACTTTTTACTCTATGGTTCTCTGCGGGGTTCAGTGCGTTACTTGGCGAAAAAATATGGCAAGAAAATCTCTGTCACCACAGGAAGACGCTGGCTGACTAATCCAGTCTATCGCGGCAATACAGCCTACCAAAATGGTGAAATTATCTCCAATACCCATATTCCGATTATTTCTAAGGAAGAAGCTGCCCAAGTTGACCGACTTTTACGCCGTAACAGCCGTTTACCATCTCGAACTGCTAGCGCACCCCGTTCTCTGGCTGGGTTGGTTGTTTGTGCTGAATGTCAGTCGCATCTGACAGTTACCCGTGTTACTCAACGTAACCAAGATAAAGAGTATCTTTATTTACGTTCTACTAGCTGTCCCCAAAGCCCTAAGTGTAAGGCTATTTCCTACCAAGAGGTGTTGGAACATACCATTGAAACGGTTTGCCGTGATTTACCTCTGGCGGTAGCAGGAATGAATTTTCCCCAGTTGGATGCAGTCAAGAATAGTTTAGGGCAAGCGATCGCTCGTCAGCAAGAAATACTTGCTCAGTTACCCGCTTTAATTGAAACTGGAATTTTAGATGCCCAAACAGCAAAGTTAAGGGCTTACAAACTCCGCACAGAAATTTCTGCACTCGAAGCAAAGCTAGCAACTCTTCCCCCAGTTAACTTGCGTTCTGTTGCTCAAGCTGTTTCTATACCACAATTTTGGTTAGATTTATCGGAAACAGAACGACGATTTTACTTTCGAGAATTTATCAGGCAAATTGATATTACTCTTCAGGATAAAGAATTAAAACTCCAAGTTATTTTTATTTTTTGA
- a CDS encoding nitric oxide synthase oxygenase, whose translation MPPISASTTPVYTVEFENRLLKPNYFYQRDPWQTESAAAKCPFHHQA comes from the coding sequence ATTCCACCAATATCAGCTTCTACGACTCCGGTGTATACCGTAGAGTTTGAAAATCGTCTTCTGAAACCTAATTATTTCTATCAACGTGATCCCTGGCAAACAGAATCTGCTGCTGCTAAGTGTCCGTTCCATCATCAGGCTTAA
- a CDS encoding Crp/Fnr family transcriptional regulator, with protein sequence MLQQFGAGEKVIRQGEPGKALYIIIAGQALVTVTNEFGMDLEVMTILGGEFFGEMALFTGEASPVSITAVGDLQVLVIYSDAVNLMIERQPTLGREIGQIIEARTKAVNMAQQADVSFNAEVELPIKILK encoded by the coding sequence ATTTTACAACAGTTCGGTGCTGGCGAGAAAGTCATCCGGCAGGGTGAGCCTGGTAAGGCTTTGTACATTATCATTGCGGGTCAGGCTCTAGTCACGGTCACGAACGAGTTTGGCATGGATTTGGAGGTAATGACTATCTTGGGTGGTGAGTTCTTTGGCGAGATGGCACTATTTACTGGGGAAGCGAGTCCGGTATCAATCACCGCTGTTGGTGATTTGCAAGTTCTTGTTATCTACTCAGATGCTGTAAATCTAATGATTGAACGTCAACCAACCTTGGGGCGTGAGATAGGTCAAATTATAGAAGCGCGAACCAAAGCGGTAAATATGGCTCAACAGGCAGATGTTTCCTTCAATGCTGAGGTCGAATTGCCTATTAAAATTTTGAAGTAA
- a CDS encoding Rrf2 family transcriptional regulator — translation MKLTTRGHYSVKALLDLSLQPRYGPVSVRTIAKRQDIPAPYLEKLLIEMRRASLVKSIRGSIGGYQLAREPAQISIGQILEAVGETSHLPHHTPAPTQAEDWVTFSLWQRLNQKVKEALYSITLADLYYDARSWQASLGEEASFVV, via the coding sequence ATGAAATTAACTACCAGAGGACACTATAGTGTGAAGGCGTTGCTAGATTTGAGTTTACAACCAAGATATGGGCCTGTATCTGTGAGAACGATCGCTAAACGCCAAGATATTCCAGCTCCTTACCTCGAAAAACTACTAATAGAAATGCGTCGTGCATCTTTAGTGAAATCAATTCGTGGTAGCATCGGCGGATACCAATTGGCAAGAGAGCCTGCACAAATATCTATAGGACAAATTTTAGAAGCTGTTGGCGAAACTAGCCATTTACCTCATCACACCCCAGCACCTACACAAGCTGAAGATTGGGTAACGTTTAGCCTTTGGCAGAGACTCAACCAAAAGGTTAAAGAAGCTTTATACAGTATTACTCTGGCAGACCTTTATTACGATGCTCGAAGTTGGCAAGCTTCCCTTGGAGAAGAAGCTAGTTTTGTGGTTTAG
- a CDS encoding AbrB family transcriptional regulator, translating into MPKQKKIEPLLGEELLKKVKELENESKEDKAKKCGYYTVTKNGIERVNMMKFLNALIDAEGIQLDSTPSANGRGGRSASYRISVQSNGNLLIGSAYTKQMNLKPGDEFLITLGKKHIRLRQVDPEDREDDEAIEATA; encoded by the coding sequence ATGCCTAAACAGAAAAAAATTGAACCCCTACTCGGCGAAGAACTGCTCAAAAAAGTCAAAGAGCTAGAAAACGAGAGCAAAGAAGACAAAGCCAAGAAGTGCGGCTACTATACCGTGACCAAAAATGGTATAGAGCGCGTCAATATGATGAAGTTCTTAAATGCCCTAATTGATGCTGAAGGCATTCAGTTAGACAGTACACCCAGTGCTAATGGGCGTGGTGGACGTAGTGCTAGCTATAGAATTAGTGTGCAATCGAATGGTAACTTACTTATAGGTTCAGCTTATACAAAACAGATGAATCTTAAACCAGGAGATGAGTTTCTGATCACTTTAGGCAAAAAGCACATTCGTCTGAGACAGGTAGATCCAGAAGATCGCGAAGATGATGAAGCCATAGAAGCCACGGCTTAA
- the pyrR gene encoding bifunctional pyr operon transcriptional regulator/uracil phosphoribosyltransferase PyrR, producing MSAKVVEILSSEEIRRTLTRLASQIVERTRDLSQLVLLGIYTRGALLAELLARQIETLEDVAVSVGALDITFYRDDLDKIGLRTPTKSEIPFDLTGKTVVLVDDVIFKGRTIRAALNAVNDYGRPEVIRLAVLVDRGHRELPIHPDFIGKKLPTAKEEIVKVYLQNCDGRDAVELIAD from the coding sequence ATGTCTGCCAAAGTAGTTGAAATTCTCTCATCTGAAGAAATCCGTCGTACCTTGACTCGCCTTGCCTCTCAAATTGTCGAAAGGACGCGTGATTTGTCTCAACTGGTGCTTCTTGGTATTTATACTAGGGGTGCGTTATTAGCCGAATTATTGGCGCGTCAGATTGAGACGCTCGAAGATGTAGCAGTGTCAGTTGGTGCTTTGGACATTACATTTTATCGAGATGACCTTGACAAAATTGGGTTGCGGACTCCAACGAAAAGCGAAATTCCTTTTGACCTTACCGGGAAAACGGTTGTACTCGTGGATGATGTGATTTTCAAAGGACGGACGATTCGCGCTGCTTTGAACGCAGTCAACGATTATGGTAGACCAGAGGTGATTCGTTTAGCTGTGTTAGTAGACAGAGGCCATCGAGAATTACCAATTCACCCAGATTTTATTGGCAAGAAGTTGCCTACAGCTAAAGAAGAAATTGTCAAAGTTTACTTACAAAATTGTGATGGACGAGATGCAGTAGAGTTAATTGCAGATTAG
- the cbiB gene encoding adenosylcobinamide-phosphate synthase CbiB, with amino-acid sequence MTNNIYILIIAAFLDYLIGDPWDWPHPVQVMGWVISRLTKFFLHLCQNSLTQRLAGILLGIILIIGSGLVGFLIIQIARWVHPLLGIAIDSILLASCFAGRSLRAAAEAVLQPLTVGDLEKARKILSNYVGRDTQNLSQAEISRAILETVAENATDGVMAPLFYAIVGVFIPVVGPTPLALAYKASSTLDSMVGYREAPYTYLGWFCARLEDCLTWLPCRLTVVTLSLLSGKPMHIWQICRRDAINDPSPNSGWSECAYAAFLGVQMGGTNWYRGVAKYKPLLGDAIYAITTSSIQNALQLTRYCFLLWLGIAIAIFLMLANR; translated from the coding sequence ATGACTAATAATATCTATATCTTAATAATTGCGGCATTTTTAGATTATTTAATTGGCGATCCTTGGGATTGGCCCCATCCAGTGCAAGTTATGGGGTGGGTAATTTCTCGCCTGACCAAGTTTTTTCTCCACTTGTGTCAAAATTCTCTAACACAACGCCTAGCTGGAATTTTACTAGGTATTATCTTAATAATTGGTAGCGGTCTTGTTGGCTTTTTGATTATTCAAATTGCCAGATGGGTTCATCCACTCTTAGGAATTGCAATAGATAGCATTCTTTTGGCTAGTTGTTTTGCTGGCAGAAGTTTGCGAGCAGCAGCGGAGGCTGTTTTACAACCTTTAACAGTCGGAGATTTGGAGAAGGCTCGGAAGATTTTAAGTAATTACGTTGGTCGAGATACGCAAAACCTCTCACAAGCAGAAATTTCACGAGCCATTTTAGAAACGGTTGCAGAAAATGCCACCGATGGGGTGATGGCTCCGCTTTTTTATGCAATTGTTGGTGTCTTTATACCAGTTGTGGGGCCAACTCCCTTGGCTTTAGCATATAAAGCCAGCAGTACTCTTGATTCAATGGTGGGCTATCGGGAAGCACCCTATACTTATTTAGGATGGTTCTGTGCGCGGTTAGAAGATTGTTTGACTTGGCTACCTTGTCGGTTAACAGTGGTGACTCTGTCGCTGCTATCGGGTAAACCGATGCATATTTGGCAAATTTGTCGTCGGGATGCAATTAACGATCCTAGTCCCAATTCTGGCTGGAGTGAGTGCGCCTATGCGGCATTTTTAGGTGTGCAGATGGGGGGTACAAATTGGTATCGGGGGGTAGCTAAGTACAAACCACTGCTAGGAGATGCTATTTATGCCATTACTACAAGTTCTATTCAGAATGCTTTACAGCTGACTCGATATTGTTTTTTGCTATGGTTAGGGATAGCGATCGCTATATTCTTAATGCTCGCAAATAGGTAA
- a CDS encoding ArnT family glycosyltransferase, which yields MQEGSFIWSHLEKQHRTVGKWIDWVWLIVLLLAAVLLFSINLGGLPLRDWDEGTVAQVAREIWHAPAGSMPWLYPTLGGEPYHDKPPLMHLLIAWAYSLGGENELTTRLPGAILTATSVPLLYCIAREIFRQRWAAIYSALIYLTMLPVVRHGRLAMLDGAMVSFLMVMMLCVLRSRRDLRYCLGVGVSFGFICLTQGLLGVLLGAIALVFLFWDTPRLLTCYYLWIAILIGILPVAAWYSAQLIHYGYIVAQIGLANPSTGRLGSVLEGNSEPPWYYVIELLKYTWPWLLFLPQTVRLTWENRNLSWAKLVMAWSGVYLLVISFMITKVPWYLFPIYPSLALAFGIQLSDTENSPLLSSYPRAWVAGLAILAVAASAGSIYFSAGTTPKTDLQLIFAAVALTMTLAAILAERGDGQFLKILFWGSYISLLLLMKSNYWVWELSEAYPVKPVAAMIVRANPATRKIYTSFPYHRPSLDYYSDRTIIPASVGELEYYWHYNGQPYFLLHASAFNNLELESMKLVDQAEGWKLVTKDTNRL from the coding sequence ATGCAAGAAGGAAGCTTTATTTGGAGTCATCTGGAAAAACAGCATCGCACGGTTGGAAAATGGATTGATTGGGTATGGCTAATAGTATTGCTGTTGGCAGCAGTATTACTGTTTAGCATCAATCTGGGAGGGTTGCCGCTGCGAGATTGGGATGAAGGTACTGTGGCACAGGTTGCTCGTGAAATTTGGCACGCCCCAGCAGGTTCAATGCCTTGGCTTTACCCAACTCTAGGAGGCGAACCATATCATGACAAGCCACCTTTGATGCATTTGCTAATAGCTTGGGCTTATTCTCTAGGAGGCGAAAATGAGTTGACAACGCGCTTACCTGGAGCAATTTTAACAGCAACATCTGTACCTTTACTGTATTGCATTGCTCGAGAGATATTTCGCCAACGTTGGGCTGCTATTTATAGTGCCTTGATTTATCTAACAATGCTACCTGTGGTGCGTCATGGGCGGCTGGCAATGTTGGATGGGGCGATGGTAAGTTTTTTGATGGTGATGATGTTGTGCGTGTTGCGATCGCGCCGAGATTTACGTTATTGTCTTGGTGTTGGTGTTAGTTTTGGGTTTATTTGTTTAACTCAAGGACTGTTAGGCGTATTATTAGGTGCGATCGCACTTGTATTTCTGTTTTGGGATACACCACGACTGCTCACCTGTTACTATCTTTGGATAGCAATCTTAATTGGCATTCTACCTGTCGCTGCTTGGTATAGTGCCCAACTAATTCACTATGGTTATATTGTCGCTCAAATTGGCCTTGCAAACCCATCAACAGGCCGACTTGGCTCAGTTCTAGAAGGAAATTCTGAACCACCTTGGTACTATGTGATTGAACTTCTCAAATACACATGGCCGTGGTTATTATTCTTACCACAAACTGTCCGCTTAACCTGGGAAAATCGCAACCTTAGTTGGGCAAAACTAGTAATGGCGTGGAGTGGGGTTTATCTACTGGTAATTTCCTTCATGATTACCAAAGTTCCCTGGTATCTATTCCCGATTTACCCTAGTTTAGCTTTAGCGTTTGGTATCCAGTTATCAGATACGGAAAATTCGCCTTTACTCTCATCTTATCCCCGTGCTTGGGTCGCTGGTTTGGCAATACTTGCTGTGGCTGCTTCTGCTGGTAGCATTTATTTCAGTGCAGGTACAACACCAAAAACAGACTTACAACTGATTTTTGCCGCCGTAGCTTTAACTATGACCTTGGCAGCTATTTTGGCAGAACGAGGCGACGGGCAATTTCTAAAGATTTTGTTTTGGGGAAGTTATATTTCGCTGCTGCTGTTAATGAAATCTAACTACTGGGTTTGGGAATTATCTGAAGCCTATCCAGTTAAACCAGTCGCCGCCATGATTGTACGAGCAAATCCAGCGACGAGGAAGATTTACACATCTTTTCCCTACCATCGTCCCTCGTTGGATTATTATAGCGATCGCACCATCATTCCTGCTTCTGTTGGTGAACTAGAATATTATTGGCACTACAACGGCCAACCCTACTTCCTGCTTCATGCATCTGCTTTCAACAATCTTGAACTAGAGTCGATGAAGTTAGTTGACCAAGCTGAAGGTTGGAAGTTAGTCACAAAAGATACTAATCGGCTGTAA
- a CDS encoding nitric oxide synthase oxygenase → MNDNQRIIHLTEISALDFPADNNYKYKCHLQVVSEEGQSLLERDLLNRTQPSWLVDLKNKGDCTIAITLRYREGDITQPWQDAGTVAFATQECLNGERSAELEFPITTWNQAPQLKLKTRLTQSSTEGSSSSFTILGNQNGTRRTHSKGTHTEGEFEMPESVPLSPQEEVIVKDAWNKLRAWKELQMEKFLKRLLLESPELEYIFGEAINSINDFFFELFDCCVHQLQPETQNVIGEPLMGVPPEKGDSFDTVEDYGALFADIGMRPQHWLKARQVWMWMLPSIPYLEEYDHQDLAKGANSALYRFFNTHVIVPMVEAVHRYNTALPPEMLQKMMESWQVFSQNKQVMGMEFYQILFEKYPFVLPIFGRADMDYLSLHLFQALEFLVQSLRSGSSDEMIRELRFLGQVHTSAGVPSCAYPAMNDAIFTLFERHVPDFTPELRKGWQTLIDRAVNVIKLPKLNEERLLKKAKQYLELIATEQAWEPEDKARRWAEIQEEVHATGTYTHTYEEVAYGAQVSWRNASKCVGRIQWNNMVIRDRRHVSDPDEMFRELQEHLQSATNGGNLQITMTVFRPKHPKERWGPRIWNPQLARYAAYEQPDGRILGDPANLDVTKAIIKLGWQPPQPLTEYDILPLVIEAPGMEPKMYHWDRDEILEVEIEHPAIPEFKSLGFRWYAVPAITNFSMHVGGINYACIPFNGWYMGTEIMRDFLDEYRYNKMEDIAKVLKLDTSSEQTLWRDRVALELNVAILYSFQKAKVTMVDHQSASRQFLAHDLREKKAGRECPGDWGWVVPASGGSACPVWHHQMRDFYLEPAYHHAADRWAVEDGIDLEKFITTIDEDDNKQDRILILYASETATAEGLARKAARQLQRFRPQVMALDEYNTDTLASEKLLLIVTSTFGNGEIPGNGKKFLQWLKKQPARSLDGLNYSVLGIGSTVYENFCAAGISVDKGLAKAGGNCIVPLHKGDEIKGQADTFKQWLGLVSRILGEDATSADATAQAAPKLNVTFLSETEAANISPVKVSGDRGVEVPLVANSELLKEVIPGSRSTRYLVFDISGSDLQYETGDHLAVYPGNPAELVNQLCDRLSVSPNTYFTARYLMPDGTELEEKPPVSVPTSIGQVLLEDLDLTLREPFNDVLTYLYSAAQNPQDKQRLETWLEILRQGDEHPDSITLKKTITDNFISVVDLFNEFPSAQITLEVLLELLPKQKPRLYSISSCPLLHPQHIQITVGVLQVKTDAGKTRQGLCSNYLAGLEAGAKVRISVRTSSFRPPTDPLAPMLMVGPGTGVSPLIAFLQYRQVLLQQETQLGDACLYFGCRDRSDFLYGEQLVSWQNQGVLSGLEVAFSRLNDKKVYVQGLMQEKAEELWRILSHPQCHYYVCGDAKMADDVFEVFMAIAKTEGGLSHIEAVSFFNKMKQEKRFFSDVWGVVLHFKEAIKEVQHDNYSKAEKWLERVQDSADSQAAVQEELQLLTI, encoded by the coding sequence ATGAATGACAATCAACGAATTATCCACCTAACCGAGATTTCTGCACTCGATTTCCCGGCTGACAATAATTATAAGTATAAATGCCATTTGCAGGTAGTTTCCGAAGAGGGACAAAGCTTGTTAGAAAGGGATCTGCTGAACCGTACGCAACCCAGTTGGTTGGTAGATTTGAAAAACAAGGGAGACTGCACGATCGCCATTACTCTGCGTTACCGGGAAGGGGACATTACTCAACCTTGGCAGGATGCTGGAACAGTTGCATTTGCCACCCAGGAGTGCCTGAATGGAGAGCGCAGCGCCGAGTTAGAATTTCCGATTACAACTTGGAACCAGGCACCCCAATTGAAGTTGAAAACTCGCCTGACTCAGAGTAGCACTGAGGGAAGTAGCAGCAGCTTTACAATCTTGGGGAATCAGAACGGTACTCGCCGCACTCACAGCAAAGGGACTCACACAGAGGGCGAGTTCGAGATGCCAGAATCTGTTCCTCTCTCGCCCCAAGAAGAAGTGATTGTCAAAGACGCTTGGAACAAGCTGCGGGCGTGGAAAGAATTACAGATGGAAAAGTTCTTGAAGCGGCTGTTGCTAGAGTCACCTGAACTGGAGTACATCTTCGGGGAAGCAATTAACAGCATCAATGACTTTTTCTTTGAGTTGTTTGATTGCTGCGTACACCAGCTTCAGCCGGAAACTCAGAATGTAATTGGAGAACCCTTAATGGGCGTACCTCCAGAAAAAGGCGATTCGTTTGACACGGTTGAAGATTACGGGGCGCTGTTTGCCGATATCGGGATGCGTCCCCAGCACTGGTTGAAGGCACGGCAGGTGTGGATGTGGATGCTACCATCGATTCCTTACCTAGAAGAGTACGATCACCAGGATTTAGCAAAAGGCGCAAACTCTGCCCTCTACCGCTTCTTCAATACCCATGTAATTGTGCCGATGGTAGAGGCAGTTCACCGCTACAATACGGCTCTGCCCCCAGAAATGCTGCAAAAGATGATGGAATCCTGGCAGGTGTTCAGCCAGAATAAGCAAGTCATGGGGATGGAGTTTTATCAAATCCTGTTTGAGAAATATCCCTTTGTATTGCCGATTTTTGGACGAGCAGACATGGATTACCTGTCTCTACACCTGTTTCAGGCATTGGAATTTCTCGTCCAATCCCTAAGAAGCGGCAGCAGTGATGAGATGATCCGAGAGTTGCGCTTCTTAGGGCAGGTGCATACCAGTGCAGGGGTGCCATCCTGTGCTTATCCGGCAATGAACGATGCTATCTTTACCTTGTTTGAGCGGCACGTACCAGATTTCACGCCAGAGTTACGCAAGGGATGGCAGACGTTAATCGATCGCGCTGTGAATGTCATCAAGCTGCCCAAGCTGAATGAGGAACGATTGCTCAAAAAAGCCAAGCAGTACCTAGAGCTAATCGCCACAGAGCAGGCATGGGAACCGGAGGACAAGGCACGACGCTGGGCAGAAATTCAAGAGGAAGTACACGCTACCGGAACCTATACCCACACGTATGAAGAAGTGGCGTATGGGGCACAAGTGTCATGGCGCAATGCTTCTAAGTGTGTGGGGCGGATTCAGTGGAATAACATGGTGATCCGCGATCGCCGCCACGTTAGCGACCCTGATGAGATGTTCCGTGAACTCCAAGAACACTTACAGTCCGCGACAAACGGCGGTAACCTCCAGATTACCATGACCGTCTTTCGTCCCAAACATCCTAAAGAACGCTGGGGGCCACGCATCTGGAATCCACAATTAGCTCGTTATGCAGCATACGAGCAACCGGATGGTAGGATTCTAGGCGATCCTGCCAACTTGGACGTCACCAAAGCGATTATAAAATTGGGCTGGCAACCCCCCCAACCACTCACAGAGTACGACATTTTGCCTCTAGTGATTGAAGCTCCAGGTATGGAACCGAAGATGTACCACTGGGATCGGGATGAGATTTTGGAAGTGGAAATCGAGCATCCCGCGATTCCTGAATTCAAATCATTGGGCTTCCGTTGGTACGCTGTCCCTGCCATTACCAACTTCTCAATGCACGTTGGCGGCATCAATTATGCCTGCATTCCTTTCAATGGCTGGTACATGGGCACTGAAATCATGCGGGATTTCTTGGACGAGTACCGCTACAACAAGATGGAGGACATCGCCAAAGTTCTCAAACTGGATACCAGTTCCGAACAGACATTGTGGCGCGATCGCGTCGCATTGGAACTCAACGTTGCTATCCTGTACTCCTTCCAAAAAGCAAAGGTGACGATGGTAGACCATCAATCTGCCTCTCGTCAATTCCTGGCGCACGACTTACGCGAGAAGAAAGCAGGACGCGAGTGTCCGGGGGATTGGGGTTGGGTCGTACCCGCATCGGGGGGAAGTGCTTGTCCGGTCTGGCACCACCAGATGCGGGACTTCTACCTAGAGCCAGCCTATCACCATGCTGCCGATCGCTGGGCAGTTGAAGATGGTATTGACCTGGAAAAATTCATCACCACTATCGACGAGGACGACAACAAGCAAGACCGCATCCTGATTCTCTACGCTTCCGAAACAGCTACTGCTGAAGGCTTGGCGCGCAAAGCCGCTCGTCAACTCCAGCGATTCCGTCCCCAGGTGATGGCGCTGGATGAATACAACACTGACACCCTGGCATCGGAGAAACTCCTACTCATTGTCACGTCCACCTTCGGCAATGGCGAAATACCTGGAAACGGCAAGAAGTTCCTCCAGTGGTTGAAAAAACAACCTGCACGTTCCCTCGACGGTTTGAATTACTCCGTTCTGGGCATTGGTAGTACCGTTTACGAAAACTTCTGTGCTGCCGGAATTTCGGTAGATAAGGGACTTGCCAAGGCGGGAGGTAACTGTATTGTGCCACTTCACAAAGGCGATGAAATCAAGGGACAAGCCGACACCTTCAAACAATGGTTAGGACTGGTTTCCCGCATTCTGGGTGAGGATGCGACCTCCGCCGATGCAACAGCCCAAGCCGCACCTAAACTAAACGTTACGTTTTTGAGTGAGACGGAAGCGGCAAATATTTCACCAGTAAAAGTGAGTGGAGACAGAGGTGTGGAAGTACCTCTGGTTGCCAATAGCGAACTACTCAAAGAAGTGATTCCTGGTAGCCGTTCTACTCGCTATCTTGTCTTTGATATTTCTGGTAGCGATTTGCAGTATGAAACAGGTGATCATCTTGCAGTTTATCCTGGCAATCCGGCAGAGTTGGTGAATCAGTTGTGCGATCGCCTCTCAGTATCCCCCAACACCTATTTCACAGCTCGTTATCTAATGCCCGATGGTACGGAATTAGAAGAAAAACCTCCTGTTTCCGTTCCCACAAGCATCGGACAGGTTCTCTTGGAAGACCTTGATCTGACTTTGCGCGAACCATTCAATGATGTGCTGACCTACCTGTACTCAGCAGCACAAAATCCCCAGGATAAACAACGCCTGGAAACCTGGTTGGAAATTCTGCGGCAAGGAGATGAGCATCCCGACAGCATCACGCTCAAAAAAACGATCACGGACAACTTCATCAGCGTTGTCGATCTGTTCAATGAGTTTCCTTCTGCCCAAATTACATTAGAAGTGCTGCTAGAGTTGTTGCCGAAGCAAAAACCACGCCTCTACTCCATTTCCTCCTGTCCTCTGCTTCATCCTCAGCACATCCAAATCACAGTTGGAGTGTTGCAAGTTAAGACGGATGCAGGTAAAACCCGTCAGGGCCTCTGCTCCAACTACCTTGCCGGACTTGAAGCGGGGGCAAAGGTTCGCATCAGTGTTCGCACCTCTAGCTTCCGTCCACCCACCGATCCACTCGCGCCAATGCTGATGGTTGGGCCGGGTACGGGGGTATCGCCGCTGATTGCCTTCCTCCAGTATCGGCAAGTCCTATTGCAGCAGGAAACACAATTAGGTGATGCTTGCTTGTACTTTGGCTGTCGCGATCGCAGTGACTTCCTCTATGGAGAGCAACTTGTAAGCTGGCAGAATCAAGGCGTGCTGTCAGGGTTAGAAGTTGCCTTCTCGCGTCTGAACGACAAGAAAGTCTATGTGCAAGGCTTAATGCAAGAAAAAGCTGAAGAACTCTGGCGAATACTCAGCCATCCGCAATGTCACTACTATGTCTGTGGCGATGCCAAGATGGCAGACGATGTATTTGAAGTGTTTATGGCGATCGCTAAAACGGAAGGGGGACTATCGCATATTGAAGCTGTTAGTTTCTTCAACAAAATGAAGCAAGAAAAACGCTTTTTCAGTGATGTTTGGGGCGTGGTGCTGCACTTCAAGGAAGCGATTAAAGAGGTACAGCATGACAACTACTCGAAAGCGGAAAAATGGCTTGAGCGTGTGCAGGATTCTGCTGATAGTCAAGCCGCCGTTCAGGAGGAATTGCAACTGCTAACTATCTAA